In one Gemmatimonadota bacterium genomic region, the following are encoded:
- a CDS encoding HEAT repeat domain-containing protein, with amino-acid sequence MIGDSIFPSARTILALAVLAATSVSAGAQSGQSIADRVRSAPDGTVRFTFRARPDVCGSGNSVYVGNYGNRNTSGQRSTADVEWDADCGRGPVRIVLDVHDHTVTGLRSYVGGRWRTVNGVTDLGDVAPQTAAAYLVALAKQSSVAVGKKAIFPATLGDSVVIWPQLMQLARDASVPSETRRDAVFWLGQMAGDTVTANLSQLVAEDTVDRAVRESAVFALSQQPRGEGIPALIHVAQTNRDPSVRKKALFWLGQSNDPRALTVFENILAGPGKSGRQ; translated from the coding sequence GTGATAGGAGATTCGATTTTCCCCAGCGCGCGAACAATTCTCGCGCTCGCAGTCCTCGCGGCCACATCCGTCTCTGCCGGTGCGCAGTCAGGCCAATCGATCGCGGACCGCGTGCGTTCCGCGCCGGATGGAACAGTGCGGTTTACCTTCCGCGCACGTCCCGATGTATGCGGGTCGGGTAATTCCGTATATGTAGGCAATTACGGAAATCGCAACACCTCCGGACAACGCAGTACGGCAGATGTGGAATGGGACGCCGACTGTGGCCGCGGTCCCGTTCGTATCGTGCTCGACGTACACGATCACACGGTGACCGGCCTCAGATCATACGTCGGCGGTCGCTGGCGCACTGTGAATGGGGTCACCGATCTTGGCGATGTCGCGCCGCAGACAGCCGCGGCTTACCTCGTTGCACTCGCGAAGCAGTCATCTGTCGCAGTCGGGAAAAAAGCCATCTTTCCCGCCACGCTCGGCGATAGTGTCGTCATCTGGCCTCAGCTGATGCAGCTTGCACGTGACGCAAGCGTACCGAGCGAGACCAGACGTGACGCCGTCTTCTGGCTCGGCCAGATGGCTGGCGACACCGTTACGGCAAACCTCTCTCAGTTGGTTGCCGAGGACACCGTCGATCGTGCAGTCCGCGAGAGCGCCGTCTTCGCACTATCCCAGCAACCGCGCGGGGAGGGAATTCCCGCACTGATTCACGTTGCGCAGACCAATCGCGATCCGTCCGTGCGGAAAAAGGCGCTCTTCTGGCTCGGACAGTCGAACGATCCGCGGGCTCTTACAGTGTTCGAGAATATCCTGGCCGGCCCGGGTAAATCCGGGCGGCAATAG
- a CDS encoding M1 family aminopeptidase, producing MAAGPALLLTSTMLAQQVSSSNAPALMAAGISRQLADYRASRISDVRYDLSLDVTAHDTAHGHVTIAFARSGTGDAIVDFRGPHLGTVILNGAALPPDVSNGMHIRLPAASLRRGENSVSMSFSALIAPAGASVIRYHDVTDGADYLYTLLVPSDANQLFPCFDQPDIKARTALTLTIPEKWNAVANGTVQRIDSSPATRTIHFTRTKPISTYLIAFAAGPWARVTRSVNGHPITMYVRASRAKEAEADSMIAANGRAMHWLAEYFNFPYPWPKLDFVLAPAFPFGGMEHPGAIFYNENSFIFRERATRPQRISREATIYHEVAHQWFGDLVTMKWFDDLWLKEGFATYMAAKMRASLEPRSNAWETFYLQNKPSAYGVDRTEGTTPIWQSLANLDQAKSNYGAIVYNKAPGVIKQLNYLVGDSAFRHGLHDYLALHAYGNATWQDLLSSVGAAAKIPLKKWGGAYILRPGMPVIDQHLNVRDGVLESLSLAQHPAQPISGAGPWPIRTQVLLRYPGGRTDRLLINLASDSTVARFANNPPAPEFVFANAGDNAYALVIPDSASGHWLADSVGTLTDPLTRAMGWDALWELVRRRGLTPAQFISIAERALPAEQDEQILGAQLRHVTRAAEAYLSPTERTALLPGLESSLRSVESDSTRPYEIRKPNLDALIRVTHTPAGLEYLDHLLDSANAAGAPLKAPTRWAIVTHLVATRAPTAMSRLAAETTSDSTSEGKRYAFIARAATPDSNVKREYFTRYLSDPNLNEEWATSSLGAFNEIDQQALTLKYLKPALDTLPWLQRNRRIFFIGSWLGGFIGGQTTAEAAKTVRSFLDSNPNLGADLRQKILQTLDELETTVEIRSPKRATGAS from the coding sequence TTGGCGGCCGGCCCGGCACTCCTCCTCACCAGCACTATGCTGGCGCAGCAGGTGTCGTCATCGAATGCGCCGGCTCTGATGGCCGCCGGCATCTCCCGGCAGCTTGCCGATTATCGCGCATCAAGAATCAGCGACGTACGCTACGATCTGTCGCTGGATGTGACCGCGCACGATACCGCGCACGGTCATGTCACAATCGCATTCGCACGGTCGGGCACGGGTGACGCGATAGTCGATTTCCGCGGGCCGCATCTTGGCACAGTGATTCTCAACGGTGCGGCACTGCCACCGGATGTCAGCAACGGAATGCACATCCGGCTCCCGGCCGCATCGCTCAGGCGTGGAGAGAACAGTGTATCGATGAGCTTCTCCGCACTCATCGCCCCTGCAGGCGCGAGTGTGATTCGATATCACGACGTAACGGATGGCGCGGACTATCTATACACGCTACTGGTGCCTTCGGACGCAAACCAACTCTTTCCCTGCTTCGACCAGCCGGACATCAAGGCACGCACAGCGCTGACTCTCACCATTCCCGAGAAGTGGAATGCAGTCGCGAATGGAACAGTCCAACGTATCGACTCGTCTCCGGCTACGAGGACAATTCACTTCACGCGCACGAAGCCGATCAGCACGTATCTGATAGCGTTCGCAGCCGGTCCATGGGCTCGCGTCACACGTTCAGTAAATGGCCACCCGATCACGATGTACGTGCGGGCCTCTCGGGCCAAGGAAGCAGAAGCCGATTCGATGATCGCAGCCAACGGTCGAGCGATGCACTGGCTGGCGGAATATTTCAACTTTCCATATCCGTGGCCCAAACTCGACTTCGTGCTGGCACCTGCCTTTCCGTTCGGTGGGATGGAGCATCCGGGCGCGATCTTCTACAACGAGAACAGCTTCATATTTCGTGAGCGCGCGACGAGGCCGCAGCGCATCTCCCGCGAGGCGACGATCTACCACGAAGTCGCGCACCAGTGGTTCGGTGATCTTGTCACGATGAAGTGGTTCGACGATCTGTGGCTCAAGGAAGGTTTCGCGACGTACATGGCGGCGAAGATGCGCGCGTCGCTGGAGCCGCGGTCGAATGCGTGGGAGACGTTCTACCTCCAGAACAAGCCGAGCGCTTATGGCGTCGACCGAACAGAAGGAACCACGCCGATCTGGCAATCGCTGGCGAATCTGGACCAGGCGAAGAGCAACTACGGGGCGATTGTCTACAACAAGGCGCCAGGCGTCATCAAGCAGCTGAACTATCTAGTGGGGGATTCGGCGTTCAGGCATGGGTTGCATGATTATCTCGCACTGCACGCCTACGGTAACGCGACGTGGCAGGATCTTCTCTCATCGGTCGGAGCGGCGGCAAAGATTCCGCTCAAGAAGTGGGGCGGGGCTTACATCCTGCGTCCTGGCATGCCGGTCATCGATCAACATCTGAATGTGCGCGATGGCGTGCTCGAGAGTTTGTCTCTGGCGCAGCACCCAGCTCAACCGATCTCCGGTGCAGGGCCGTGGCCGATCCGCACGCAAGTGCTGCTGCGATATCCCGGAGGGCGAACCGATCGCCTGCTCATCAATCTGGCCTCCGACAGTACCGTCGCGCGGTTCGCCAATAACCCGCCGGCGCCGGAATTCGTCTTCGCCAATGCCGGTGACAACGCGTACGCACTCGTCATTCCCGACTCGGCAAGCGGTCACTGGCTGGCGGACAGCGTGGGAACACTGACAGATCCATTGACACGCGCGATGGGATGGGACGCACTGTGGGAACTGGTGCGCCGCCGAGGCCTCACGCCGGCTCAGTTCATCTCGATCGCAGAGCGAGCATTGCCGGCCGAGCAGGACGAGCAGATCCTGGGTGCACAACTGCGACATGTAACGCGCGCGGCGGAGGCGTATCTGTCGCCGACAGAACGGACCGCACTGCTACCCGGATTGGAGAGCTCGCTCCGATCCGTCGAGAGCGATTCCACGCGACCGTACGAGATCCGAAAGCCCAATCTGGATGCGCTGATCCGAGTAACACACACGCCGGCTGGCCTCGAGTATCTGGATCATCTTCTCGACAGTGCTAACGCAGCAGGCGCACCACTCAAGGCGCCGACGCGATGGGCGATTGTTACTCATCTCGTCGCGACACGTGCCCCCACCGCGATGAGCAGGCTGGCAGCAGAAACGACGAGCGACTCGACGAGCGAGGGCAAGCGGTATGCATTCATTGCCAGAGCAGCGACGCCCGACTCGAATGTCAAGCGCGAGTACTTCACACGCTATCTGAGCGACCCGAATCTCAACGAGGAGTGGGCTACGTCGAGCCTCGGCGCGTTCAACGAGATCGATCAGCAGGCTCTCACGCTCAAGTATCTCAAGCCCGCGCTGGATACACTGCCATGGTTGCAGCGTAACCGACGCATCTTCTTCATCGGATCGTGGCTGGGTGGCTTCATCGGCGGCCAGACGACAGCCGAAGCGGCTAAGACGGTGCGCTCGTTCCTCGATTCGAACCCAAACCTTGGCGCCGATTTACGTCAGAAGATATTGCAGACGCTCGACGAGCTCGAGACTACGGTGGAGATTCGGTCGCCGAAGCGCGCGACGGGAGCGTCCTGA
- a CDS encoding DUF3618 domain-containing protein produces MAETSHEIRRQIDDTRARLGNTIAAIERKVDPQRVVDEHPLTLVGVAFGAGVLLATTGATSRAVNEVRDQVKHRATKINETAGSALDGVIHAIVGAATQAVVEKVSELLHVSGSAPDEKRRAVDARRRAQVRAA; encoded by the coding sequence ATGGCTGAGACATCCCACGAGATCCGGCGCCAGATAGACGACACACGGGCGCGGCTCGGCAATACGATCGCCGCGATCGAGCGCAAGGTCGATCCGCAGCGTGTCGTCGACGAGCATCCGCTCACCCTGGTGGGAGTTGCATTCGGAGCGGGAGTGTTGCTGGCGACTACCGGGGCGACGAGTCGCGCGGTCAACGAAGTGCGCGATCAGGTCAAGCACAGAGCAACGAAGATCAATGAAACGGCAGGCAGCGCGCTGGACGGCGTGATCCACGCGATTGTCGGCGCAGCTACACAGGCTGTAGTCGAGAAGGTGTCAGAGCTGCTCCACGTTTCGGGCAGTGCGCCAGACGAAAAGCGACGGGCCGTGGACGCAAGACGCAGAGCGCAGGTGCGCGCCGCGTAG
- a CDS encoding TldD/PmbA family protein — protein sequence MSRPKSLFGAVPAGILTRSEAEALGKRVLSFAKADETSVSINSNARANTRFAVNQVSTAGDDTDTTLSIRSTFGKRSASVTTNKTDDASLAAAVKAAEELARLSVEDPESMPGLGPQTYPPERSQTISFPEAAERARAVKAVTDRARAAGFVATGYIESRVGTRALINSHGLFAFEQSGGCSMTATVRTPDGTGSGWGGANANDWSGIDADAVGATATEKAGKSRNPVAVEPGRYTVVLEPTAVGNLIPIIAFSAQARSADEGRSFFSKPGGGNKIGMKVADERVTLVSDPADNIGSSITGDGRPTEKVVFIENGILKNLNYDRFWAQKQGKQPTGLAFGCMRLMGGDSSIPQMIASTERGILVTRFWYIRPVDQRTILFTGLTRDGTFLIENGKVTHAIKNFRYNESPIFMLNNVEAFGAPVRVSASEDSSPGAAIIMPPLKVRDFNFTSLSDAV from the coding sequence ATGAGTCGGCCGAAGTCGCTATTTGGTGCCGTACCAGCCGGCATCCTCACGCGCTCCGAAGCAGAAGCGCTCGGCAAGCGCGTTCTGTCATTCGCCAAGGCCGACGAGACTTCGGTCAGCATCAACAGCAACGCGCGCGCGAATACTCGCTTCGCCGTGAATCAGGTTTCCACCGCCGGTGATGATACCGACACGACGCTCTCGATCCGAAGCACATTCGGAAAGCGCTCAGCCAGTGTCACGACCAACAAGACGGACGACGCATCACTGGCCGCCGCTGTGAAAGCAGCCGAGGAGCTTGCGCGCCTGAGTGTGGAAGATCCCGAATCCATGCCGGGGCTCGGGCCGCAGACGTATCCACCCGAGCGTTCGCAGACCATCTCGTTCCCCGAGGCCGCAGAGCGCGCACGCGCTGTGAAGGCGGTGACCGATCGCGCGCGCGCCGCGGGATTCGTCGCAACCGGTTACATCGAGTCTCGCGTTGGCACACGCGCGCTCATCAATTCGCATGGGTTGTTCGCCTTCGAGCAGAGCGGTGGTTGCAGCATGACCGCGACAGTGCGCACACCCGACGGCACCGGCTCTGGCTGGGGCGGTGCCAACGCCAATGACTGGTCGGGGATCGACGCCGATGCGGTCGGAGCAACGGCCACGGAAAAAGCAGGCAAGTCCCGCAATCCGGTCGCGGTCGAACCCGGTCGCTATACCGTAGTGCTGGAGCCGACAGCTGTCGGAAATCTCATCCCGATCATCGCCTTCTCCGCACAGGCCCGCTCGGCGGACGAAGGGCGATCGTTCTTCTCCAAGCCCGGTGGCGGAAACAAGATCGGAATGAAAGTCGCTGACGAACGCGTTACTCTCGTTTCCGATCCAGCAGACAATATCGGCAGCAGCATCACCGGCGACGGTCGTCCGACCGAGAAGGTCGTGTTCATCGAGAACGGAATTCTCAAGAACCTCAATTACGATCGCTTCTGGGCGCAGAAGCAGGGCAAGCAGCCAACAGGTCTCGCCTTCGGCTGCATGCGCCTCATGGGTGGAGATTCATCGATCCCGCAGATGATCGCGAGCACCGAGCGTGGAATTCTCGTTACGCGTTTCTGGTACATTCGCCCCGTGGATCAGCGCACCATTCTGTTCACGGGTCTCACACGCGACGGAACGTTTCTGATCGAGAACGGCAAGGTGACGCACGCGATCAAGAACTTCCGATACAACGAGTCCCCGATCTTCATGCTCAACAACGTCGAGGCATTCGGCGCGCCGGTACGAGTGAGCGCAAGTGAAGACAGCAGCCCCGGTGCGGCAATCATCATGCCGCCGCTCAAGGTCCGTGATTTCAACTTCACCAGTCTGAGTGATGCCGTGTAG
- the msrB gene encoding peptide-methionine (R)-S-oxide reductase MsrB, producing MFSLNRYVLGVTLGFAVAVSAAPAVQAQQYSIKNMINYKKPSESELRSKLTREQFDVTQKAATETPFHNEYWNNHTPGIYVDIVSGEPLFSSTDKFDSGTGWPSFTKPLVPANIKTDTDHLLGYARTEVRSAHANSHLGHLFDDGPKPTGNRYCMNSASLRFVPVDQLQAQGYGEYLSLFKK from the coding sequence ATGTTCTCGCTCAACCGGTACGTACTCGGGGTCACGCTGGGTTTCGCAGTCGCGGTGTCGGCCGCACCCGCTGTACAGGCACAGCAATACTCCATAAAGAATATGATCAACTACAAGAAGCCATCCGAGTCAGAGCTGCGTAGCAAGCTGACTCGCGAGCAGTTCGATGTTACGCAGAAGGCGGCGACAGAAACGCCATTCCACAACGAATACTGGAATAACCACACCCCCGGTATCTACGTCGACATTGTTTCCGGCGAGCCGCTGTTCAGCTCCACCGATAAGTTCGATTCTGGAACGGGTTGGCCAAGTTTCACCAAGCCGCTCGTACCTGCGAACATAAAGACCGATACCGACCATCTACTCGGTTACGCCAGAACAGAAGTTCGCTCAGCGCACGCGAACTCCCATCTGGGCCATCTGTTCGACGACGGCCCCAAGCCGACCGGCAATCGTTACTGCATGAACTCGGCGTCGCTTCGCTTCGTCCCAGTGGATCAGCTCCAGGCGCAGGGCTACGGCGAATATCTGAGTCTGTTCAAGAAGTAA
- a CDS encoding TldD/PmbA family protein produces the protein MTHSRRDFIKTVSAVAATSAIGTRGLGTVDRLISSTGSSIGDPTYRELTQVALDAARAAGATYADIRISARRSQRISTRENRLQGADDSDTLGFGVRALSNGAWGFAASNILTKDVVAQIARDAVAIAKANSAVQLRPIVLAPAPAATGEWKSPIKIDPFDVPITDKVALLLDANAAALKVQGAKFVTSNMFFLREEKTLATSDGTFVVQTIYRAQPSMNVTAVSADFADFQSRQSNDVAPMGLGYEYVTGANMVENATRWANEAVQKLSAKSVDVGRYDLVLHPSHLWLTIHESVAHPTELDRAEGFEANYAGTSFVSPPEKMLGKLKFGSPLMNIRGDRTQHGSLSAIGWDDEGVKPDDFMIIKNGILQDYQTTREQAMQLDWWYKSQGKPTRSHGCSYGQSWQDVQFQRMPNVSLLPGEKDISYNDIIAATDRGIAIIGDGSFSIDQQRYNAQFGGQVFYEIKGGKIVGMLKDVAYQMRTPDFWGSLDMIGGQKSYELGGAFSDGKGQPSQSNAISHGCVPSRFRNINVINTGRKA, from the coding sequence ATGACCCATTCTCGCCGCGACTTCATCAAGACGGTATCCGCCGTTGCTGCCACGAGCGCCATTGGCACTCGTGGTCTCGGCACAGTCGACCGTCTCATCTCATCGACTGGCTCCTCCATCGGCGATCCGACCTATCGGGAGCTGACACAGGTCGCCCTCGATGCGGCCCGCGCCGCCGGCGCAACCTACGCCGACATTCGCATTTCCGCCCGACGCTCGCAGCGCATCAGCACGCGCGAGAATCGGCTGCAGGGCGCGGACGACAGCGACACACTCGGCTTCGGCGTACGCGCGTTATCCAACGGGGCATGGGGATTCGCCGCGAGCAACATCCTCACCAAGGACGTCGTCGCGCAGATAGCTCGCGATGCGGTGGCGATCGCCAAGGCGAACAGTGCGGTGCAGCTCAGACCGATCGTTCTCGCTCCTGCGCCAGCCGCGACCGGCGAGTGGAAGAGTCCCATCAAGATCGATCCGTTCGACGTTCCGATAACGGACAAGGTCGCACTCCTGCTCGACGCAAATGCCGCTGCACTCAAGGTTCAGGGTGCCAAATTTGTAACGTCGAACATGTTCTTCCTGCGCGAGGAGAAGACGCTCGCGACAAGCGACGGGACCTTCGTAGTCCAGACGATCTATCGCGCGCAGCCGTCGATGAATGTGACTGCCGTTTCGGCCGACTTTGCCGATTTCCAGAGCCGCCAGTCGAACGACGTCGCTCCGATGGGGCTCGGTTACGAATATGTCACCGGCGCGAACATGGTCGAGAACGCGACACGGTGGGCCAACGAAGCGGTGCAGAAGCTTTCTGCGAAGTCGGTCGACGTCGGTCGCTACGATCTCGTCCTGCACCCATCGCACCTCTGGCTCACGATCCACGAATCCGTCGCACACCCGACCGAGCTCGATCGCGCCGAAGGGTTCGAGGCCAACTATGCAGGCACGAGCTTCGTGAGTCCACCCGAGAAGATGCTCGGCAAGCTCAAATTCGGCTCGCCGCTCATGAACATCCGCGGTGACCGCACGCAACACGGATCGCTCTCGGCCATCGGCTGGGACGACGAGGGAGTCAAGCCTGATGATTTCATGATCATCAAGAACGGGATCCTTCAGGATTATCAGACAACCCGCGAGCAAGCGATGCAGCTCGACTGGTGGTACAAGAGCCAGGGAAAGCCGACGCGCTCGCACGGCTGCTCGTACGGTCAGTCCTGGCAGGATGTGCAGTTCCAGCGCATGCCCAATGTGTCGCTGTTGCCAGGCGAGAAGGACATCAGCTACAACGACATCATCGCAGCCACCGATCGCGGTATCGCGATCATCGGCGACGGCTCCTTCTCGATCGACCAGCAGCGCTACAATGCACAGTTCGGCGGACAGGTCTTCTACGAGATCAAGGGCGGCAAGATCGTCGGCATGTTGAAGGACGTCGCGTACCAGATGCGCACCCCGGATTTCTGGGGTAGCCTCGACATGATCGGTGGTCAGAAATCCTACGAGCTCGGCGGTGCATTCAGCGATGGCAAGGGGCAGCCGAGTCAGTCGAATGCGATAAGTCACGGCTGCGTTCCGAGCCGCTTCCGCAACATCAACGTCATCAACACCGGGAGAAAGGCATGA
- a CDS encoding phage holin family protein, which produces MSAPSVRDIASGRSLGDLLSELTEGGAELVRDEIRLARAETVESLLELGRGAILLGVGIALALCAAAAAVACLIMVVSQYLAGDRAWLGALIVAVVLGAIGWLCVWRSSRSFSGSALAPRETTKSLKETAVWLRHPTRSGAR; this is translated from the coding sequence ATGTCTGCGCCGTCGGTACGCGATATCGCGTCCGGCCGCTCGCTCGGTGATCTACTGAGCGAGCTGACGGAAGGCGGCGCGGAACTGGTGCGCGACGAGATTCGACTCGCTCGTGCGGAGACAGTGGAGTCGCTGCTCGAGCTGGGACGCGGAGCGATTCTGCTTGGGGTCGGTATCGCGTTGGCGCTCTGCGCGGCAGCCGCAGCTGTGGCGTGTCTCATCATGGTCGTTTCGCAGTATCTGGCGGGCGATCGCGCCTGGCTCGGGGCGCTGATAGTCGCGGTGGTACTAGGCGCGATCGGTTGGTTGTGCGTGTGGCGGAGCAGCCGGTCATTCTCCGGGTCGGCACTCGCACCGCGCGAAACAACGAAGTCACTCAAGGAGACGGCGGTATGGCTGAGACATCCCACGAGATCCGGCGCCAGATAG